From Kamptonema formosum PCC 6407, a single genomic window includes:
- a CDS encoding amidohydrolase family protein has product MRGVAQDVTNWLMDATMPYFAHMTPVASMAATRLRVVEELKAGTTTFCDNKVFSPLWGEFFDEIGVRASLAPMFDALPLELPPLQEGDLYPFDIKAGRRAMAEAVDFSRAWNGAAEGRITTMLGMYSPDMVPLEMLREAKEIAQREGLMLHFHVAQGDRETEQIVKRYGKRPIAFLAEIGYLDEQLLAVHLTDATDEEAIQVAKSGAGMVLCSGMIGIIDGLVPPAHVFRQAGGPVAIGSSYNNLFNEMKLTALFNKIKYHDPTIMPAWEVLRMATIEGARAIGLDRKIGSLEVGKEADLILLDLSALNLSPTLLDPIRNLVSNFVYAASGHEVKSVMVAGKLLVEDYRVLTVDESAIVADAQVEAQRLSQCVAADPIHKKLVLMEAMARGQL; this is encoded by the coding sequence ATGCGTGGGGTGGCGCAAGATGTAACCAATTGGCTGATGGACGCGACAATGCCTTATTTCGCCCATATGACACCCGTAGCGAGCATGGCTGCAACACGCTTGAGAGTGGTGGAAGAGTTGAAGGCAGGCACAACAACATTCTGCGATAATAAAGTTTTTAGTCCCCTCTGGGGAGAATTTTTTGATGAAATTGGAGTACGGGCTAGTCTGGCCCCTATGTTCGACGCACTCCCACTGGAATTGCCACCGCTTCAGGAGGGGGATCTTTATCCCTTCGATATAAAGGCGGGACGGCGGGCGATGGCAGAGGCTGTGGACTTTTCCCGTGCATGGAATGGGGCGGCAGAAGGACGTATCACCACCATGTTAGGGATGTATTCGCCAGATATGGTGCCGCTGGAGATGCTACGCGAAGCCAAAGAGATTGCACAACGGGAAGGCTTAATGCTGCATTTTCATGTGGCGCAGGGCGATCGGGAAACAGAGCAAATCGTTAAACGATATGGTAAGCGTCCGATTGCTTTTCTGGCTGAGATTGGCTATTTGGACGAACAGTTGCTGGCGGTTCACCTGACAGATGCGACAGATGAAGAAGCGATACAAGTGGCCAAAAGTGGTGCTGGTATGGTGCTCTGTTCCGGCATGATTGGCATCATCGACGGTCTAGTGCCGCCCGCGCACGTCTTTCGGCAGGCAGGTGGCCCCGTTGCGATCGGCAGCAGCTACAATAATCTCTTCAATGAGATGAAACTGACCGCCTTATTCAACAAAATAAAATATCACGATCCAACCATCATGCCAGCTTGGGAAGTCTTACGCATGGCGACCATCGAAGGGGCGCGGGCGATTGGCTTGGATCGCAAGATTGGCTCACTTGAAGTTGGCAAAGAAGCTGACCTGATCTTACTAGACCTCAGTGCCCTTAACCTCTCGCCTACCTTGCTAGATCCAATTCGCAATCTCGTGTCCAACTTCGTGTACGCTGCTTCAGGACATGAAGTTAAAAGTGTTATGGTTGCGGGAAAACTGTTAGTGGAAGACTACCGAGTCCTCACTGTAGATGAATCCGCGATCGTTGCCGACGCGCAAGTAGAAGCCCAACGACTCTCCCAATGTGTGGCGGCCGATCCCATCCACAAAAAATTGGTGCTGATGGAGGCGATGGCGAGGGGTCAATTGTAG